The DNA segment TTACGGATAGTCTCACATGATTAACACTAATACCACTGTATTTTGCAAATTCCGGATTAAAACCTGACACCTTTATTTCAAAGCCTTTCGTTGTCTTATCAAAAAATATTATAAATAATACGATCAACGTAATGCCAAGAATAAAACCAAAAGAAATTGGACTGTTTCGAAATCTGGGAAATTGTGCCGTAGGAAGTAATTCGTCTGTCGTCAAAGAATCACCAAAATCTCCTTTAGTCAAAAAGAACTCTTTTACTAAAAAACTCGTAAAATGAATTGCAATATAGTTCATCATCAACGTTACAACAATCTCATTTGTGTTCCAATATACTTTTAATATTGCAGGCAGTAATGCCCAAGTCATACCAGCTAACATCCCAACCAGCATACATAGGGGAATATGAATAAACACAGGCAGACTCTTCACATAAATTCCAACCAACGTTGCTGCCATTGCCCCCATGTATAGCTGACCTTCCGTTCCCATATTAAATACGCCACCCTTAAAGGCAATACCTGAAGCTATACCACAAATCAGATAAATTGTGCTCCAACGTATTGTAGATGTCAGAGCCGGTAGGCCCCCTAAAGATCCCTTAATCAGAAAGGAATATACATTAACAACATCGAATCCACCTAACAGAATAAACAAAGATCCTAGCAAAAGTCCAAGGAAAACAGCTATAAAAATCGTCGAAGGTTTAATCTTTCTCTGCTTAAATTCAAAATTCATTGTATTGCCTCCTTATTACAGTCGTCTTCTTTAATACCTGCCATTAACAATCCTATTTTTTCCTCATTTGCCTCATTTCGATTAAGCTCTCCTATAATTTCCCCCTTATAAATAATAAGTATTCGATCACTCAATGCAAGTATTTCTGATAATTCATTAGAAATCAGTAGTACAGCATTCTTTGAATCGCGGTGTTTAATGATTTGCTGATAGATAAATTCCTGTGCACCAACGTCGACTCCACGTGTGGGCTGGCTTGCAATCAATAAGGAA comes from the Blautia liquoris genome and includes:
- a CDS encoding ABC transporter permease, giving the protein MNFEFKQRKIKPSTIFIAVFLGLLLGSLFILLGGFDVVNVYSFLIKGSLGGLPALTSTIRWSTIYLICGIASGIAFKGGVFNMGTEGQLYMGAMAATLVGIYVKSLPVFIHIPLCMLVGMLAGMTWALLPAILKVYWNTNEIVVTLMMNYIAIHFTSFLVKEFFLTKGDFGDSLTTDELLPTAQFPRFRNSPISFGFILGITLIVLFIIFFDKTTKGFEIKVSGFNPEFAKYSGISVNHVRLSVMLLSGAIAGLAGASEIMGVQGRFLSEFSPDFGTDGMLVALLGNSNGIGILISSLFMGMLKAGSLTLERSAGISRALAVIIQALIICFISIKSFNIFNVPIKLPRKNSIEERRKKI